The Saccharopolyspora gloriosae genome window below encodes:
- a CDS encoding GntR family transcriptional regulator — protein sequence MESSLGSIRTAQRRGLADEAADRVREAIFAGVVAPGDPLREVELASSLDISRGAVREGLAVLAREGLVRSGWHRGTKVIEVTAADAEEVYALRAALERLAVRSASGRATADDCAELDAQVDVIAAELTAGAEVGRLLALDIDFHDRIYRLAGNQRLLAAWQAIRSQIYLFQLTRVRLGDEQYREIVVAEHRELVRLLRAGHDSLEQAAEDHVRDAGRSLIAALAQR from the coding sequence ATGGAATCGTCGTTGGGTTCGATCCGCACCGCGCAGCGCCGCGGCCTGGCCGACGAGGCCGCCGACCGCGTCCGGGAGGCGATCTTCGCCGGAGTGGTCGCGCCGGGCGACCCGCTGCGCGAGGTGGAGCTGGCGTCATCGCTGGACATCAGCCGGGGCGCGGTGCGCGAAGGGCTCGCGGTGCTGGCCCGGGAAGGGCTGGTGCGCAGCGGCTGGCACCGCGGCACCAAGGTCATCGAGGTCACCGCGGCCGACGCCGAGGAGGTCTACGCGTTGCGGGCCGCGCTGGAACGGCTCGCGGTGCGCTCGGCCTCGGGCCGCGCCACCGCCGACGACTGCGCCGAACTCGACGCCCAGGTCGACGTCATCGCCGCCGAACTCACCGCGGGCGCCGAGGTGGGACGCCTGCTGGCGCTGGACATCGACTTCCACGACCGGATCTACCGCTTGGCGGGCAATCAGCGGTTGCTGGCGGCGTGGCAGGCGATCCGGTCGCAGATCTACCTGTTCCAGCTCACCCGCGTGCGGCTCGGCGACGAGCAGTACCGCGAGATCGTCGTCGCCGAGCACCGCGAGCTGGTGCGGTTGCTGCGCGCCGGGCACGACTCGTTGGAGCAGGCCGCCGAGGACCACGTGCGCGACGCGGGCCGCAGCCTCATCGCCGCCCTCGCGCAGCGGTGA
- a CDS encoding DUF1992 domain-containing protein, with protein MTERKPLGMTFESWIDRQIRVAQERGDFNDLEGTGKPLPGAGQPHDELWWVKGYVEREGLSREALLPTPLQLRKEIERLPETARELPTEQAVRDVADDLNRRIVAWLRTPSGPQVPIATVRVDDLVARWRDDRATTGRTPTPPVQNRPVERDGRWRRFTRYLRGTTRFPARTRP; from the coding sequence ATGACCGAACGCAAACCGCTCGGCATGACCTTCGAGTCGTGGATCGACCGCCAGATCCGGGTGGCGCAGGAACGCGGCGACTTCAACGACCTCGAAGGCACCGGGAAACCGCTGCCCGGCGCCGGGCAACCGCACGACGAGCTGTGGTGGGTCAAGGGCTACGTCGAACGCGAAGGCCTCTCCCGCGAAGCGCTGCTACCGACTCCGCTGCAACTGCGCAAGGAGATCGAGCGGCTGCCGGAGACCGCGCGCGAACTACCCACCGAACAGGCCGTCCGCGACGTCGCCGACGACCTCAACCGCCGCATCGTCGCCTGGCTGCGCACCCCGTCCGGGCCGCAAGTGCCCATCGCGACCGTGCGCGTCGACGACCTCGTCGCCCGCTGGCGCGACGACCGCGCCACCACCGGCCGAACGCCCACCCCGCCCGTCCAGAACCGGCCCGTCGAGCGCGACGGGCGGTGGCGGCGGTTCACCCGCTACCTGCGCGGCACCACCCGCTTCCCGGCTCGCACCCGCCCCTGA
- a CDS encoding SDR family oxidoreductase, whose product MSRGVLVTGASRGIGRAIATAFATAGDRVAVHCSSRPDDAARTVRELPGTGHVLLRADIADPGQVQRLVADAVTGLGALDVLVNNAAVMTPHPPATTSYADWQDAWRSTVEVNLLGAANLSHQVAAHLIGRGAEGRIVNVGSRGAFRGEPDHPAYAASKAALHALGQSLAVALGPHGIGVASVAPGFVDTERVTDRLAGRQGEDIRAQSPFRRVAAPEEVASAVVYLASPEATWSSGAVLDVNGASYLRT is encoded by the coding sequence GTGAGCCGCGGCGTCCTGGTCACCGGGGCCTCCCGCGGCATCGGCCGCGCCATCGCCACCGCGTTCGCCACCGCAGGCGACCGCGTCGCCGTGCACTGCTCCTCCCGCCCCGACGACGCCGCCCGCACCGTGCGGGAGCTGCCCGGGACCGGGCACGTGCTGCTGCGCGCCGACATCGCCGACCCCGGCCAGGTCCAACGGCTCGTCGCCGACGCCGTCACCGGGCTCGGCGCGCTCGACGTCCTGGTCAACAACGCGGCCGTGATGACCCCGCACCCGCCGGCCACCACCTCCTACGCCGACTGGCAGGACGCGTGGCGCTCCACCGTCGAGGTGAACCTGCTGGGCGCGGCGAACCTGAGCCACCAGGTCGCCGCGCACCTCATCGGGCGGGGCGCCGAAGGCCGCATCGTCAACGTCGGCTCGCGCGGCGCCTTCCGCGGCGAACCCGACCACCCGGCCTACGCCGCGAGCAAGGCCGCCCTGCACGCGCTCGGCCAATCCCTGGCGGTCGCATTGGGCCCGCACGGTATCGGCGTCGCTTCCGTCGCACCGGGGTTCGTCGACACCGAGCGCGTCACCGACCGGCTCGCCGGGCGGCAAGGCGAGGACATCCGCGCCCAGAGCCCGTTCCGCCGCGTCGCCGCACCCGAGGAGGTCGCCTCCGCCGTGGTCTACCTCGCGTCCCCGGAGGCGACCTGGTCCTCCGGCGCCGTGCTCGACGTCAACGGAGCGTCCTACCTGCGCACCTGA
- a CDS encoding helix-turn-helix transcriptional regulator yields the protein MSSGELGAFLRARRAQRSPDDAGVLHAGRRKVTGLRREEVAVLAGVNADYYARLEQGRETHPSAQVCDALCRALDLDADARDHLHRLAGTAPAGTPDPAPTTVSPQLRQLMDASPHTPALVLDRTLDVLATNALADALFSPFERVDNLARMTFLDPAGRRFYARWDWTAQVVVANLRIAEGYADPALPDLVAELSAASERFRALWGSHSVRGKTGDPKHLHHPDVGPLTLTYQAFDVRSAPGQQLILYHAEPGTPSAQALALLTSLHAPTREPHR from the coding sequence ATGAGCAGTGGTGAGCTGGGCGCTTTCCTGCGGGCCCGCCGCGCACAGCGGTCCCCTGATGACGCGGGCGTGCTGCACGCCGGGCGGCGCAAGGTCACCGGCCTGCGCCGCGAAGAGGTCGCGGTGCTCGCCGGGGTCAACGCCGACTACTACGCGCGGCTGGAGCAGGGCCGCGAAACCCACCCGTCGGCCCAGGTCTGCGACGCGCTGTGCCGCGCGCTGGACCTCGACGCCGACGCCCGCGACCACCTGCACCGGCTCGCCGGAACCGCCCCGGCGGGCACTCCCGACCCGGCACCGACGACCGTGAGCCCGCAGCTGCGGCAACTCATGGACGCCTCCCCGCACACCCCGGCGCTCGTGCTGGACCGGACGCTGGACGTGCTGGCCACCAACGCGCTCGCCGATGCCCTGTTCTCCCCGTTCGAGCGCGTCGACAACCTCGCGCGGATGACCTTCCTCGATCCCGCCGGGCGCCGCTTCTACGCGCGGTGGGACTGGACCGCGCAAGTCGTCGTGGCCAACCTGCGGATCGCGGAGGGCTACGCGGACCCGGCGCTACCGGACCTGGTCGCCGAGCTCAGCGCCGCCAGCGAACGGTTCCGCGCCCTGTGGGGGTCGCATTCGGTGCGCGGCAAAACCGGGGACCCCAAGCACCTGCACCACCCCGACGTCGGCCCGCTCACGCTGACCTACCAGGCGTTCGACGTGCGCAGCGCCCCCGGCCAGCAGCTGATCCTCTACCACGCGGAACCCGGCACCCCCAGCGCGCAGGCGTTGGCGCTGCTCACCAGCCTCCACGCGCCGACCCGCGAGCCGCACCGGTGA
- a CDS encoding GNAT family N-acetyltransferase yields the protein MPGAAEWLLATSIMTARLRLELLRVEHAREAAPVFDDVRPHEWIGGTPCTPAELAARYRRQAVGSSSDGTRGWLNRMLRRRSDGRLLGTVQATLSRPPRGITAELARVVGHDHQGDGYGREGARAMVEWLGAHGVVELTAHVHPRNEASNAIRGRWG from the coding sequence GTGCCCGGAGCAGCGGAGTGGCTCCTCGCCACGTCGATCATGACGGCGCGGCTCCGGCTCGAACTGCTGCGGGTGGAGCACGCGCGCGAAGCCGCGCCGGTCTTCGACGACGTGCGGCCGCACGAGTGGATCGGGGGCACGCCGTGCACGCCCGCCGAGCTGGCGGCCCGGTACCGGCGGCAAGCGGTCGGCTCGTCCTCGGACGGCACGCGGGGCTGGTTGAACCGGATGCTGCGGCGACGATCGGACGGGCGGCTGCTCGGCACCGTCCAGGCCACCCTGTCCCGGCCGCCCCGAGGGATCACCGCGGAGCTCGCCCGGGTCGTCGGACATGATCACCAGGGTGACGGCTACGGGCGTGAGGGCGCGCGAGCGATGGTGGAGTGGCTGGGCGCGCACGGCGTCGTCGAGCTCACCGCGCACGTTCATCCGCGAAACGAAGCGTCGAACGCCATCCGCGGGCGGTGGGGTTGA
- a CDS encoding GNAT family N-acetyltransferase yields MSDQSAARVTDRPDRSRFEITVDGVLAGFAEYRRSPGRVVITHTEVDDAHQGQGWAGRLTAGALDAVRAEGALVTPLCEYTAAYIGKHPQYQDLVDDGDRLVPPRSS; encoded by the coding sequence ATGAGCGATCAGTCCGCAGCGCGGGTCACCGACCGGCCCGACCGCAGCCGCTTCGAGATCACCGTCGACGGCGTGCTCGCCGGATTCGCCGAGTACCGGCGGAGCCCGGGGCGGGTGGTGATCACCCACACCGAGGTCGACGACGCCCACCAGGGCCAGGGCTGGGCGGGGCGGCTCACCGCCGGGGCGCTCGACGCGGTGCGCGCCGAGGGGGCGCTGGTCACGCCGCTGTGCGAGTACACCGCCGCCTACATCGGCAAGCACCCGCAGTACCAGGACCTCGTCGACGACGGCGACCGGCTCGTCCCGCCGAGGTCCTCCTGA
- a CDS encoding VOC family protein, producing MTSTRPAFHLAIPVDDLDRARAFYGDVLGLDRGRSADAWVDWNFHGHQLVTHVVDGHRGATGHNPVDGHDVPVPHFGLLLATEDFHVLADRLRAAGTEFVIEPYLRFAGQPGEQWTMFLLDPAGNALEFKAFRDEAQVFAR from the coding sequence ATGACCTCGACCCGCCCCGCCTTCCACCTCGCCATCCCGGTCGACGACCTCGACCGCGCCCGCGCCTTCTACGGCGACGTCCTCGGCCTCGACCGAGGACGCAGCGCGGACGCGTGGGTGGATTGGAACTTCCACGGGCACCAGCTCGTCACCCACGTCGTCGACGGCCACCGCGGCGCCACCGGGCACAACCCCGTCGACGGCCACGACGTACCGGTCCCGCACTTCGGGCTGCTGCTGGCCACCGAGGACTTCCACGTGCTCGCCGACCGGCTGCGCGCCGCGGGCACCGAGTTCGTCATCGAGCCCTACCTGCGCTTCGCCGGGCAACCGGGCGAGCAGTGGACGATGTTCCTGCTCGACCCCGCGGGCAACGCGCTGGAGTTCAAGGCGTTCCGCGACGAAGCGCAGGTGTTCGCCCGGTGA
- a CDS encoding carboxylesterase family protein, whose translation MTDPLATTTSGRVRGRHRGGIARFDAVPYAAAPVGDLRFAAPRPAPAWDGVRDATNPGPIAPQAVGADLPDLDTAVLRGPDWDGGQDYLTVDVSTPDPGGGGLPVLVFVHGGAFVSGTGSAPLYDGTSFARSGAVLVTVNYRLGAEGFAPIGVTNAGLRDQLAALRWVRDNAAAFGGDPGNVTVFGQSSGAMSIADLLGSPLSAGLVDRAIVQSGHTGMTRVPAAGRRLTDALATALSIPATVDAFRGVAPERLLAAQTALSAPGQGPDLRDEHGHDPSFGLSAFLPVHGDDVLPVPPGEAIAAGGASGVDLLVSTCRDEMSLYLAPTGAVDALTDEQAVATLAASHPDPAEALKPYGLGERPAGTVLTEALTDLVFRLPAREFAASHRDAGGRTHVAEFTWRSLRFDGRLGACHGLELPFVFHNLDVATGPRGLLGEAPDVELADVLHRAWVSFAATGDPGWPDHHDDHVFLAGPA comes from the coding sequence GTGACCGACCCGCTCGCCACCACCACGTCCGGACGGGTCCGCGGTCGTCACCGCGGCGGGATCGCGCGGTTCGACGCCGTGCCCTACGCGGCCGCGCCCGTCGGGGACCTGCGCTTCGCCGCACCGCGCCCGGCACCTGCCTGGGACGGGGTGCGCGACGCCACGAATCCGGGGCCGATCGCGCCGCAAGCGGTCGGTGCCGACCTGCCCGACCTCGACACCGCAGTACTGCGCGGACCGGACTGGGACGGCGGGCAGGACTACCTGACCGTCGACGTCAGCACCCCCGACCCCGGCGGTGGAGGGCTGCCGGTGCTGGTGTTCGTGCACGGCGGCGCGTTCGTCAGCGGCACCGGGTCGGCGCCCCTCTACGACGGCACCTCCTTCGCGCGTTCCGGGGCGGTGCTGGTGACCGTCAACTACCGGCTCGGCGCGGAAGGGTTCGCGCCCATCGGGGTGACCAACGCGGGCCTGCGCGACCAGCTCGCCGCGCTGCGCTGGGTGCGGGACAACGCCGCCGCGTTCGGCGGCGACCCCGGCAACGTCACCGTCTTCGGCCAGTCCTCCGGGGCGATGAGCATCGCCGACCTGCTCGGGTCCCCGCTGTCGGCGGGCCTGGTGGACCGGGCGATCGTGCAGAGCGGGCACACCGGCATGACCCGCGTCCCCGCGGCGGGCCGGCGCCTGACCGACGCGCTCGCGACCGCGCTGTCGATCCCCGCCACCGTCGACGCGTTCCGCGGCGTCGCCCCCGAGCGGCTGCTGGCCGCCCAGACGGCGCTGTCGGCACCCGGCCAAGGCCCCGACCTGCGCGATGAGCACGGCCACGACCCGAGCTTCGGGCTCAGCGCCTTCCTGCCCGTGCACGGCGACGACGTGCTGCCGGTCCCGCCCGGCGAGGCGATCGCCGCGGGCGGTGCGAGCGGGGTGGACCTGCTGGTGAGCACCTGCCGCGACGAGATGTCGCTGTACCTGGCCCCGACGGGCGCCGTCGACGCCCTCACCGACGAGCAGGCCGTGGCCACGCTCGCCGCGTCCCACCCGGACCCGGCCGAGGCCCTCAAGCCTTACGGGCTGGGGGAGCGGCCCGCGGGCACGGTCCTCACCGAAGCGCTCACCGACCTGGTGTTCCGGCTGCCCGCGCGGGAATTCGCGGCGAGCCACCGCGATGCGGGTGGGCGCACCCACGTCGCGGAGTTCACGTGGCGCTCGCTCCGGTTCGACGGCCGCCTCGGCGCGTGCCACGGACTGGAACTGCCGTTCGTGTTCCACAACCTCGACGTCGCCACCGGCCCGCGCGGCCTGCTCGGCGAGGCGCCGGACGTGGAGCTCGCCGACGTGCTGCACCGGGCGTGGGTGTCGTTCGCGGCCACCGGCGATCCCGGCTGGCCGGATCACCACGACGACCACGTGTTCCTCGCCGGACCCGCCTGA
- a CDS encoding isochorismatase family protein, whose translation MPVSTIDPRAALVLVDLQSGITGAPGTPRSTDEVVTRSAELAEAFRGHGLLVVLVRVSFAADGADAAPGRTDAPGRSGTPPEGWDVIVDELAGHPEDVVVTKRNWGAFHGTDLDVQLRRRGITQVVLGGIATSLGVESTARAAHEHGYHVTLATDAMTDLDADAHRNSIERIFPRLGESGTTAQILDVLADTR comes from the coding sequence ATGCCCGTCAGCACGATCGATCCGCGCGCGGCGCTGGTGCTCGTCGACCTGCAGAGCGGCATCACCGGCGCGCCCGGCACGCCCCGCTCCACCGATGAGGTCGTGACCCGCTCGGCGGAACTGGCCGAGGCGTTCCGCGGCCACGGCCTCCTGGTCGTGCTCGTGCGGGTCAGCTTCGCCGCCGACGGTGCCGACGCCGCACCGGGCCGCACCGACGCCCCCGGACGCTCCGGGACGCCGCCCGAAGGGTGGGACGTGATCGTCGACGAACTCGCCGGGCACCCCGAGGACGTCGTCGTGACCAAGCGCAACTGGGGCGCGTTCCACGGCACCGACCTCGACGTGCAGCTGCGGCGGCGCGGCATCACCCAGGTCGTGCTCGGCGGCATCGCCACCAGCCTCGGCGTGGAATCCACCGCCCGCGCCGCCCACGAGCACGGCTACCACGTCACCCTCGCCACCGACGCCATGACCGACCTCGACGCCGACGCGCACCGCAACAGCATCGAGCGGATCTTCCCGCGCCTCGGCGAGAGCGGCACCACCGCGCAGATCCTGGACGTGCTCGCCGACACCCGCTGA
- a CDS encoding SDR family oxidoreductase: MTGAPKVVAVTGASSGIGEATARRLAADGHHVFLGARRTDRLEALTAQITASGGTAAFRRLDVTDAADVRAFAAAARDSYGRVDVVVNNAGVMPLSPLHELRIDEWDRMIDVNLRGVLHGIAAALPIMRTQGGGQFVNVASVGAYEVVPTSAVYSATKFAVRAVSEGLRQESSGDVRVTVVSPGVTESELAESLSDPRAREDMKAYRAVAIPAEAIADAIAFAVTRPAEVDVNEIVVRPAASAQ; this comes from the coding sequence ATGACGGGGGCACCGAAGGTCGTCGCGGTCACCGGCGCGAGCAGCGGCATCGGCGAGGCCACCGCGCGGCGCCTCGCCGCCGACGGGCACCACGTGTTCCTCGGGGCCCGGCGCACCGACCGGCTCGAAGCGCTGACCGCGCAGATCACCGCCTCCGGTGGCACGGCGGCGTTCCGGCGGCTCGACGTCACCGACGCCGCCGACGTGCGGGCGTTCGCAGCCGCGGCACGGGACAGCTACGGCCGGGTGGACGTGGTGGTCAACAACGCGGGGGTGATGCCGCTGTCGCCGTTGCACGAGCTCCGCATCGACGAATGGGATCGGATGATCGACGTCAACCTGCGCGGCGTGCTGCACGGCATCGCCGCCGCGCTGCCGATCATGCGCACCCAGGGCGGCGGGCAGTTCGTCAACGTCGCCTCGGTCGGCGCCTACGAGGTGGTGCCGACCTCCGCGGTCTACAGCGCCACGAAGTTCGCCGTGCGCGCGGTGTCCGAGGGGCTGCGCCAGGAATCGTCGGGTGACGTCAGGGTCACCGTCGTCTCCCCCGGCGTCACCGAATCCGAGCTCGCCGAGTCCCTCTCCGATCCGCGCGCCCGCGAGGACATGAAGGCCTACCGGGCGGTGGCGATCCCGGCGGAGGCGATCGCCGACGCCATCGCGTTCGCCGTGACCCGGCCCGCGGAGGTCGACGTCAACGAGATCGTGGTGCGCCCCGCGGCCAGCGCCCAGTAG
- a CDS encoding exonuclease domain-containing protein → MSNSASSWADGPLLAFDLETTGTDTETDRIVTGTLISIQPGAAPQVRTWLADPGVEIPAEAAEVHGISTEHAREHGRDAAEVTAEITEALTSAWNASAPLCVFNAPFDLSLLTSELRRHHGRELALTGPVVDPRCLDKRLDRYRKGKRTLGALCEHYRVRLDAAHDSAADALACARLAWRLAKTYPAEVGTRPLALLHEDQTGWHRDQQHDFAGFLERQAGRAADDAEADGLRSRAAEVRSRAEHWPVAMGADVVHHAPA, encoded by the coding sequence ATGAGCAACTCCGCGTCGTCCTGGGCCGATGGGCCGCTGCTGGCCTTCGACCTGGAAACCACCGGCACCGACACCGAGACCGACCGCATCGTCACCGGCACCTTGATCTCGATCCAGCCGGGTGCGGCGCCGCAGGTGCGCACGTGGCTGGCCGATCCCGGAGTGGAGATCCCCGCCGAGGCCGCCGAGGTCCACGGGATCAGCACCGAGCACGCCCGCGAGCACGGCCGCGACGCCGCGGAGGTGACCGCCGAGATCACCGAGGCGCTCACCTCGGCGTGGAACGCGTCGGCCCCGCTGTGCGTGTTCAACGCGCCGTTCGACCTGTCGCTGCTGACCAGCGAGCTGCGGCGCCACCACGGCCGCGAACTGGCGCTGACCGGGCCGGTGGTGGATCCGCGGTGCCTGGACAAGCGCCTGGACCGCTACCGCAAGGGCAAGCGCACCTTGGGCGCGTTGTGCGAGCACTACCGGGTGCGCCTCGACGCCGCGCACGACTCGGCCGCCGACGCGCTGGCGTGCGCGCGGCTGGCGTGGCGGTTGGCCAAGACCTACCCGGCCGAGGTCGGCACCCGTCCGCTGGCGCTGCTGCACGAGGACCAGACGGGCTGGCACCGCGATCAGCAGCACGACTTCGCCGGATTCCTGGAACGCCAGGCCGGGCGCGCCGCCGACGACGCCGAGGCCGACGGGCTGCGGTCGCGGGCGGCGGAGGTGCGGTCGCGCGCCGAGCACTGGCCGGTTGCGATGGGCGCCGACGTCGTGCACCACGCGCCGGCGTGA
- a CDS encoding Atu4866 domain-containing protein: MSTTADQPNADVVGTWVTADGHIRQELRADGRYDEARGARRSAYTGRYTVTGNHLDYVDDTGFTATGDLRDGVLHHEHLVLHREERA, from the coding sequence ATGAGCACAACGGCAGATCAGCCGAACGCCGACGTGGTGGGCACCTGGGTCACCGCCGACGGCCACATCCGGCAGGAATTGCGCGCCGACGGGCGTTACGACGAGGCGCGCGGGGCGCGGCGCAGCGCCTACACCGGCCGCTACACCGTGACCGGGAACCACCTCGACTACGTCGACGACACCGGGTTCACCGCCACCGGCGACCTCCGCGACGGCGTGCTCCACCACGAGCACCTCGTGCTGCACCGGGAGGAGCGGGCATGA